A genomic segment from Candidatus Brocadia sinica JPN1 encodes:
- a CDS encoding formate/nitrite transporter family protein, translating to MVENNVPKTIQVIDIDAYSPPQIASRIDKVATAKARLSFAQTFILGILAGVYIGIGAQFATFVTCDSTLHYGLTSLIAGIVFSLGLMLVVIGGAELFTGNCLIIMGYVGKRITTRELLNNWIISFLGNLVGSLTMVCWMYKTHQWEFFHNMVGAKALLIAHTKVNLTFKTALARGVLCNAMVCLAVWLCFSGRSVADKVLSIVFPIGGFVASGFEHCVANMYFIPIGIVLRKNPDIVAAAEKMAGKTLDLSQLTWSGFFVNNLLPVTMGNIVGGVVLVGIVFWFVYLRPHISLAFSVKQDFFHK from the coding sequence ATGGTAGAAAATAATGTTCCAAAAACTATCCAGGTCATAGATATAGATGCCTATTCACCCCCGCAAATTGCCTCCCGAATCGACAAAGTCGCTACCGCAAAGGCAAGGTTAAGCTTTGCACAGACCTTTATTCTGGGCATTTTGGCTGGGGTCTATATTGGAATCGGCGCGCAATTTGCCACCTTTGTAACATGCGACTCTACCCTGCACTATGGGCTTACTTCACTCATTGCAGGCATTGTATTCTCTCTTGGTCTTATGCTTGTTGTCATTGGAGGCGCGGAACTCTTTACCGGCAACTGCCTCATTATTATGGGATATGTTGGCAAAAGGATTACAACGCGTGAACTACTGAATAACTGGATCATTTCATTTCTTGGCAATTTAGTCGGCAGCTTAACGATGGTCTGCTGGATGTATAAAACACACCAATGGGAATTTTTCCATAATATGGTCGGTGCGAAGGCGCTGTTAATTGCCCATACAAAGGTTAATCTCACCTTTAAGACGGCTTTGGCACGGGGTGTCCTTTGCAATGCAATGGTATGCCTTGCCGTCTGGTTGTGTTTTAGCGGGAGGAGCGTGGCAGATAAAGTTCTTTCCATTGTATTTCCCATAGGCGGATTCGTTGCCAGCGGATTCGAACACTGTGTGGCTAACATGTATTTTATTCCTATCGGGATAGTACTCCGGAAAAATCCAGACATCGTTGCAGCTGCAGAAAAAATGGCGGGGAAAACATTAGACCTCTCGCAACTTACCTGGAGTGGGTTTTTTGTAAATAACCTCTTGCCGGTCACTATGGGGAATATCGTCGGTGGTGTTGTTCTCGTGGGTATCGTATTCTGGTTTGTTTATCTGCGACCACACATTAGCTTGGCCTTTAGTGTGAAACAGGACTTTTTCCATAAATAG
- a CDS encoding formate/nitrite transporter family protein, with the protein MTDAQNSGINTQEYAMPVIEIDAYAPAKMADRVGQVGVAKSQLSTLTTFALSILAGVFIALGMQLSMLVTHTATSNYGLNQLVGGVAFTLALVLIVIAGAELFTGNCLIAMSFMARKITGKDLARNLIIAFIGNFIGALTLVLWIYNSNQWTINNHLLGAKIVLAANDKVNIPFGAAFSRGVLCNALVCLGIWLCYSGRSNMDKILALLWPISCLIACGFEHCVVNMWLIPMGLVLKGNSAVLAAAEKVHEGKLDLSNLTFFKGFLIDNLFPVVLGNLFGGIVLIAGVYWFIYLRPSKK; encoded by the coding sequence ATGACTGATGCGCAGAATAGTGGTATAAATACGCAGGAATATGCCATGCCGGTTATTGAGATCGATGCCTATGCGCCAGCAAAAATGGCCGACAGGGTGGGACAAGTAGGCGTTGCAAAGTCGCAGCTGAGTACGTTAACGACATTTGCCTTAAGTATTCTTGCCGGCGTATTTATTGCATTGGGGATGCAGCTTTCCATGCTCGTAACACATACGGCAACCTCTAATTATGGTTTAAATCAGCTGGTAGGAGGAGTTGCCTTTACCCTGGCCCTCGTTTTAATTGTAATCGCCGGCGCAGAGCTTTTTACCGGAAACTGTCTTATCGCGATGTCTTTTATGGCCAGAAAAATTACCGGAAAAGACCTGGCCAGAAATTTAATTATTGCATTTATTGGTAATTTTATCGGCGCATTAACCCTCGTTTTATGGATATACAACTCCAACCAATGGACGATCAACAACCATCTCCTTGGCGCTAAAATTGTGCTTGCAGCCAATGACAAAGTAAATATACCATTTGGCGCTGCCTTTTCGAGAGGAGTGCTCTGCAATGCCCTGGTATGTCTGGGTATCTGGTTATGTTATAGTGGCAGAAGTAATATGGATAAAATACTGGCATTACTCTGGCCCATATCTTGTCTCATCGCTTGTGGATTTGAGCACTGTGTCGTCAATATGTGGCTCATCCCGATGGGCCTTGTTCTCAAAGGCAACAGCGCTGTCCTTGCAGCCGCAGAAAAGGTGCACGAGGGAAAATTGGACCTTTCAAACCTTACCTTTTTTAAAGGTTTTTTGATAGATAATCTCTTCCCTGTCGTTCTTGGAAACCTGTTTGGCGGTATTGTACTCATTGCAGGTGTATATTGGTTTATCTATTTACGTCCTTCAAAAAAATAA
- a CDS encoding tellurite resistance/C4-dicarboxylate transporter family protein: protein MSVIRNSIKTFHPAYFAMVMSTGIISIASGLLGFQGIAYALFYINLFAYATVLSLQVLRVRMFWSNLYNDFSNPKLSLVFFTTVAGTNVLGAQFVTVVNQPEVAKIFWYFGIFLWTIVSLSAFSVLFIKCDQRIEVVMHGGWLIATVGTQSVAVLGALLAPKFGGSGSFVMFSSFVWWMIGSFLYMILITLIIYRLVFFKVSPDALVPPYWINMGALAITTLAGSILCINIPKIEGPYADFLGFTKGLTLFFWSFGTWWIPFLVIIGVWKYIYNRTPFKYSPLYWGMVFPLGMYTVCTIRLSQAIQLPFIANISSYFIYAAYIAWGFIFVNMIISMVKAATAKEATLKKEEKIVQPQMTSAVKG from the coding sequence ATGAGTGTTATTCGGAATTCAATAAAAACATTCCATCCTGCGTATTTTGCAATGGTAATGTCCACGGGTATAATTTCAATTGCATCCGGTCTTTTAGGTTTTCAAGGTATTGCATATGCACTCTTTTATATAAACCTCTTTGCATATGCCACGGTTCTATCGCTCCAAGTACTCCGGGTAAGAATGTTCTGGAGTAATCTCTACAATGATTTTTCAAATCCGAAATTGAGTCTTGTTTTTTTTACCACCGTTGCAGGAACAAACGTGCTGGGGGCTCAATTCGTTACAGTGGTAAACCAACCGGAAGTTGCGAAGATATTTTGGTATTTTGGCATCTTTCTCTGGACGATCGTTTCATTGTCCGCTTTTAGTGTGCTCTTTATCAAGTGTGATCAAAGGATTGAAGTTGTAATGCATGGTGGATGGCTGATCGCCACTGTTGGAACACAATCTGTCGCCGTACTTGGCGCCTTGCTTGCGCCGAAATTCGGGGGATCTGGCAGCTTTGTCATGTTTTCCTCATTCGTGTGGTGGATGATTGGTTCCTTCCTTTACATGATCCTTATTACGCTCATTATTTATCGGCTCGTGTTTTTCAAGGTATCCCCGGATGCGCTTGTGCCTCCTTACTGGATTAATATGGGTGCGCTCGCCATCACAACCCTGGCCGGATCTATCTTATGTATAAATATCCCTAAAATAGAGGGACCCTATGCCGATTTCCTGGGATTCACAAAGGGGCTCACCCTGTTTTTCTGGTCGTTTGGCACGTGGTGGATACCGTTTCTGGTAATCATTGGGGTATGGAAGTATATCTATAATAGAACGCCGTTTAAATATTCCCCCCTCTACTGGGGCATGGTCTTCCCTTTAGGCATGTATACAGTCTGTACCATAAGACTTTCTCAGGCTATTCAACTCCCTTTTATCGCTAATATTTCTAGTTATTTCATCTATGCCGCGTACATCGCATGGGGTTTTATCTTTGTGAATATGATAATTTCCATGGTGAAAGCGGCGACAGCAAAAGAGGCAACGCTAAAGAAGGAGGAAAAGATTGTTCAGCCTCAGATGACCTCTGCTGTGAAAGGTTAA
- a CDS encoding DUF542 domain-containing protein — MGEKMIITKDMIINDVIKKYPKTITIFSKFKVDSCCGGGASIEKTAGMSGVDIDSLLQALNKAAV, encoded by the coding sequence ATGGGAGAGAAAATGATTATTACGAAGGATATGATTATTAATGATGTTATAAAAAAATATCCAAAAACAATTACTATTTTTAGTAAATTTAAGGTGGATTCCTGTTGCGGTGGTGGGGCGAGTATTGAAAAAACGGCGGGAATGAGTGGTGTGGATATAGATTCTTTACTTCAGGCGCTGAATAAAGCTGCAGTATAG
- a CDS encoding YifB family Mg chelatase-like AAA ATPase, translating into MLAKVKSVAVFGIDAYLLDIEVYVATGDMPYIAIVGLPDTAVKESRDRVKAAVNNSGYRFPYKPMTINLAPADRKKEGPVFELPIAVGILIATHQIEIPDIQEYAIVGELSLDGRLRPVKGCLSMAFKCKELGIKKFLLPPENASEAAVVDGLDIIPVETLADTVGILTNSSPFTPYRIDLEAVFKESSDYDMDFADVKGQEHVKRALTVAVAGSHNVIMVGPPGAGKTMLAQRIPTIMPRLTLEEALDTTKIYSVLGILGPRQSLIATRPFRAPHHTISTAGLIGGGSFPRPGEISISHNGVLFLDELPEFERKTLEVLRQPLETGNVTISRALNSVTYPANFMLVCAMNPCPCGYYTDNRRECHCTPHQIQRYMSKVSGPLLDRMDIQIEVPAVRYSELVTEREMQSSVDIREKVTVARTMQKGRFEGQPIKANAHMSSKQVKKYCVMEKSAETLLHQALTELGLSARGYTKILKVARTIADLDESEHVKVEHVSEAIQYRGLDRSLWK; encoded by the coding sequence ATGCTGGCAAAAGTCAAGAGTGTTGCCGTTTTCGGTATAGATGCGTACTTGCTGGATATTGAAGTTTATGTCGCCACGGGTGACATGCCTTATATTGCCATCGTTGGTTTACCGGACACTGCGGTTAAGGAGAGCCGTGACAGGGTAAAGGCGGCAGTCAATAATAGCGGTTATAGGTTTCCTTATAAACCCATGACAATAAATCTTGCGCCAGCAGACCGCAAGAAAGAAGGCCCGGTTTTTGAATTACCCATAGCGGTTGGTATACTTATAGCAACACATCAAATCGAGATTCCAGATATCCAGGAATATGCCATTGTGGGCGAGCTATCTCTGGATGGCAGGCTGCGTCCTGTTAAGGGATGTTTATCAATGGCGTTTAAGTGTAAAGAACTGGGGATAAAAAAATTTTTGCTTCCCCCTGAAAATGCGTCTGAGGCTGCTGTCGTTGACGGACTTGACATTATTCCCGTTGAAACCCTGGCAGATACCGTAGGGATTCTGACCAATTCTTCCCCCTTTACACCGTATCGGATTGACCTGGAAGCAGTGTTCAAGGAGTCTTCCGACTACGATATGGATTTTGCTGACGTAAAAGGGCAGGAGCATGTCAAACGGGCATTGACAGTTGCCGTTGCGGGAAGTCATAATGTGATAATGGTAGGACCGCCCGGCGCCGGCAAAACTATGCTTGCACAGCGTATCCCGACAATCATGCCTCGCCTCACCTTAGAGGAAGCCCTGGATACAACCAAGATTTATAGCGTATTAGGCATCCTCGGGCCGAGACAGTCATTAATTGCAACACGGCCTTTTCGTGCTCCGCACCATACGATTAGTACCGCCGGGTTAATTGGCGGTGGTTCATTTCCAAGGCCCGGCGAGATTAGCATTTCACACAATGGCGTGCTTTTTTTAGATGAACTCCCGGAATTTGAACGAAAGACACTGGAAGTGCTTCGTCAGCCCCTTGAGACAGGCAATGTGACGATTTCCCGCGCCTTGAATTCCGTCACCTATCCTGCCAATTTTATGCTGGTATGTGCCATGAATCCCTGTCCGTGCGGATATTACACGGACAACCGGAGAGAATGCCATTGTACGCCGCACCAAATTCAGAGGTACATGTCAAAGGTCTCGGGCCCGTTATTAGACAGAATGGATATTCAAATAGAGGTGCCAGCCGTACGGTATAGTGAGCTTGTTACAGAGAGGGAAATGCAATCTTCTGTGGATATACGGGAAAAAGTGACGGTTGCCCGCACAATGCAAAAAGGGAGGTTTGAAGGCCAGCCAATAAAAGCAAATGCGCATATGTCTTCCAAACAAGTCAAAAAGTACTGTGTAATGGAGAAATCCGCAGAGACGTTGCTTCATCAGGCACTGACGGAATTGGGTCTTTCGGCACGCGGATACACTAAGATTTTAAAAGTTGCACGCACCATTGCAGACCTTGACGAGAGTGAACATGTAAAAGTAGAGCACGTATCTGAAGCGATACAATACCGGGGTCTTGACAGGAGTTTATGGAAATGA
- a CDS encoding B12-binding domain-containing radical SAM protein has protein sequence MNVLLIDPPFYRFFNYYNRYFPLGLSYLSSVLKKAGHQVTVYDADCNKNSKGMDYTRLPEKYRIYLKELKNPENPIIKEISETLARYQPDVIGVTVMTPKAASAFTIASLAKKYNENCAVVFGGPHATLKADEILKNTRGVDFVVSGEGEVVLVELVNTLHTKNNNFSTIQGLSYRQGDKIIHNSTRNFIDNLDCLPFPDRETLLGLDTYTSEDMGLLMGSRGCPYSCSYCATQIWTRKVRYRSLANILEEIRYVHQRYGTRQFTFKDDSFTVNRKRVMEFCTTLIDTNLKINWDCNTRVDLVDLELLKAMKKAGCNSIKVGIESGSERILKLMDKGITLKRIGEAARLFREVGIHWTAYFMMGIPTETREDVQKTLDLLYTIKPSFASIGVYEPFPGTKLFEVGVEHGLVNREMSHEDFFTRIPSDYYLKDVNQRVDTMGYEDFVMLENKVKSAFHNYNRGIMRIFERAKSRSHVYLHNPRIFFNDIEKFLGWIR, from the coding sequence ATGAACGTCCTTTTGATAGACCCGCCTTTTTATCGGTTTTTCAATTACTATAACCGATATTTCCCTCTGGGATTAAGTTATCTGTCCTCAGTACTGAAAAAAGCCGGGCATCAGGTGACTGTCTATGATGCCGACTGTAACAAAAATTCAAAGGGGATGGATTACACGAGATTGCCTGAAAAATATCGTATCTATTTGAAGGAATTGAAGAACCCGGAAAATCCGATCATAAAGGAGATTTCTGAAACCCTTGCACGATACCAACCGGATGTTATCGGAGTGACAGTTATGACCCCCAAGGCAGCCTCTGCGTTTACCATTGCCTCCCTTGCAAAAAAATATAATGAAAACTGTGCTGTTGTCTTTGGCGGTCCTCATGCAACTTTAAAGGCAGATGAGATCCTGAAAAATACGAGAGGTGTTGATTTTGTTGTAAGTGGAGAAGGCGAGGTTGTATTGGTTGAACTGGTAAACACATTACATACAAAAAATAACAATTTCAGTACCATACAGGGACTTTCCTATCGGCAGGGGGACAAGATTATCCACAACAGTACGAGAAATTTTATTGATAATTTAGATTGTCTTCCCTTTCCAGACAGAGAAACGTTACTCGGCCTGGATACTTATACATCGGAAGATATGGGTTTGCTCATGGGCAGTCGTGGCTGTCCCTATAGCTGTTCCTATTGTGCAACGCAGATATGGACGAGAAAGGTACGGTATCGTTCCTTGGCAAATATTTTGGAAGAAATCAGGTATGTACACCAACGGTATGGCACCCGCCAGTTTACCTTTAAGGACGATTCTTTTACTGTTAACAGAAAGAGGGTCATGGAATTTTGCACTACATTAATTGATACTAACTTAAAAATCAATTGGGACTGCAATACGCGGGTGGATTTAGTGGATTTAGAACTCTTAAAGGCGATGAAGAAGGCGGGATGTAATAGCATCAAGGTGGGGATTGAGTCAGGGAGTGAAAGGATATTAAAGTTAATGGACAAGGGCATTACCCTGAAACGCATAGGAGAAGCAGCAAGGCTTTTTCGAGAAGTGGGCATTCATTGGACGGCCTATTTTATGATGGGTATACCTACAGAGACCAGAGAAGATGTCCAAAAAACCCTGGATTTACTATATACAATAAAACCCAGTTTTGCCTCTATTGGCGTCTATGAGCCATTTCCGGGGACAAAACTCTTTGAAGTCGGCGTTGAGCATGGGCTTGTGAACAGAGAAATGTCCCACGAAGATTTCTTCACCCGTATACCGAGCGACTATTATCTGAAAGACGTGAATCAAAGAGTTGATACCATGGGCTATGAAGATTTTGTCATGCTGGAAAACAAAGTAAAAAGCGCCTTTCATAATTATAATAGAGGCATTATGCGGATCTTTGAGAGGGCAAAGTCCAGAAGTCATGTCTATTTACACAATCCCAGGATCTTTTTCAATGACATTGAAAAATTTTTAGGATGGATACGGTAG
- a CDS encoding sugar transferase, which translates to MTIKIFNYPIAKRLILLIVGDLLIVNGSIFLSAIIRLGLSGGCEYLRSNSASFALTALAFLFTFFFFELYDIRKDFKSIGNILTIAFASGSAFIITTFLFYISWSLRIGRGVFIINGVLITLFIIGWRLLYSYMLDQPIFKRNVLIIGAGWAGKTILQEISRSKKSGLRLVGFIDDDPAKQGKLIGGFPVFGNRYSLNTVIHQNEIGLVVNAITHEKHADLIKALINCSWNGVDIVDMPTLYEQLTGKIPFKHINDMWMLHVVISKPKLYGKLVKPIIEVFFALMLFVLLIPAMIIIAIVVKMSSRGGVFYTQERIGKDGTEFTIIKFRTMVENAESNTGAVYAADNDPRITKAGRFLRKWRLDEIPQLLNVIKGEMSLVGPRPERHIFIREFEEKIPFYTQRLAVRPGLTGWAQVKYPYASSIEQTEEKLQYDLYYIKNMSFILDVVVVLKTIKVVLFGSGK; encoded by the coding sequence ATGACAATAAAGATTTTTAATTATCCCATCGCAAAAAGACTCATTTTGCTCATAGTAGGGGATTTGCTGATTGTCAATGGCTCAATCTTTTTATCGGCGATAATTCGCCTGGGTTTGAGTGGTGGCTGTGAATACCTGAGAAGTAATTCCGCATCATTTGCATTGACAGCCTTAGCTTTTCTCTTTACGTTTTTCTTTTTCGAACTTTACGATATCCGAAAGGATTTCAAATCCATCGGAAATATCCTAACGATTGCCTTTGCGTCTGGCAGCGCCTTTATTATTACAACGTTTTTATTTTATATAAGCTGGTCTTTGCGGATAGGACGAGGGGTATTTATTATCAATGGTGTATTAATTACCCTTTTTATCATCGGCTGGAGGCTTTTATACAGCTATATGCTGGATCAACCCATTTTTAAGAGAAATGTATTAATTATTGGCGCCGGCTGGGCTGGAAAAACTATTTTACAAGAAATAAGCAGGTCGAAAAAATCTGGGTTACGGTTGGTAGGTTTTATTGATGATGACCCGGCGAAGCAAGGGAAACTTATTGGCGGGTTTCCTGTATTCGGTAACCGATATAGTTTGAATACGGTGATACATCAAAATGAAATTGGTTTGGTCGTAAATGCTATTACCCATGAAAAACATGCTGATCTCATTAAGGCACTGATTAATTGTTCTTGGAATGGAGTGGATATTGTCGACATGCCTACCCTTTACGAACAGCTCACGGGGAAAATACCGTTTAAACATATTAATGATATGTGGATGTTGCACGTTGTTATTAGTAAACCCAAATTGTATGGTAAATTGGTTAAGCCCATTATTGAAGTATTTTTTGCATTGATGTTATTTGTGTTATTAATACCGGCCATGATAATTATAGCCATAGTAGTGAAAATGAGTTCCAGGGGCGGTGTTTTTTATACGCAAGAACGTATCGGTAAAGACGGTACAGAATTTACCATAATAAAATTCCGTACCATGGTAGAGAACGCGGAATCAAATACCGGTGCAGTTTATGCAGCAGATAACGACCCCAGGATTACAAAGGCCGGAAGGTTTTTGAGAAAGTGGAGGCTGGATGAGATTCCTCAATTGCTCAATGTAATTAAGGGAGAAATGAGTTTGGTTGGGCCACGGCCGGAAAGGCACATCTTTATCAGGGAGTTTGAGGAAAAGATACCTTTTTATACCCAGCGGCTTGCAGTCAGGCCTGGATTAACTGGCTGGGCGCAGGTAAAGTATCCTTATGCATCTTCAATAGAACAAACAGAAGAAAAATTGCAGTATGACCTCTATTATATTAAAAATATGTCCTTTATTCTGGATGTAGTGGTAGTACTGAAGACGATAAAGGTTGTTTTGTTTGGAAGTGGAAAATGA
- a CDS encoding tetratricopeptide repeat protein, protein MSKNLQKKWFVQGNTIRYPYFGMIGVSFFLCLKLAMSASPEGEILDREIMKKYQKIVLQDPSNLNAHFNLGILYYRNAHLDEAIREFNKVLEINPNDSEAYYNLGNIFNKKALFDDAINSYKKALAMNPRDAEVFHNLGNAYASKGMINDAISSYKKAVEINPKLAESYRSIAYLYKKKGQISDSVSSFEKAANFIPKDTGLLFDLASLYESNGSPDNAILTYRRVLSIDLNHKEAKNRLAMLYNNKGVSLALQGKKDEAIVAYKEALQNKEDFKEVYNNLGAAYVDKGMIDDAIATYKKAIEISPNFGEAYNNLGVAYTKNKAYDEAVSIFKKTLSLNKNHAGAHFNLGVIYSEKGMKPEAIDEYNEVLRLTPNDLLALYNRGVLYLENGRLPDASADMKKIIEHNPKLAAAHHMLGDVYQKEGQIEDAIAEYKRALEISPELQEALHSIEEAYRLKEKIAKNKTAGKAKQE, encoded by the coding sequence ATGAGCAAAAACTTACAAAAAAAATGGTTTGTACAAGGCAATACAATAAGATATCCCTATTTCGGTATGATCGGTGTTTCCTTCTTTTTGTGCCTTAAACTTGCAATGTCTGCATCTCCGGAAGGTGAAATTCTCGATAGAGAAATCATGAAAAAATACCAAAAAATAGTCCTGCAGGACCCTTCCAATCTTAACGCGCACTTTAATCTCGGCATTCTTTACTATAGAAATGCCCATCTCGATGAAGCCATTCGTGAATTTAATAAAGTTCTTGAAATTAACCCTAATGATTCCGAGGCATATTACAACCTAGGGAATATTTTCAACAAAAAGGCGCTTTTTGATGATGCCATTAACTCTTATAAAAAAGCCCTGGCGATGAATCCGCGGGATGCAGAAGTATTTCATAACTTAGGGAATGCCTATGCCAGCAAAGGGATGATTAATGATGCCATTTCCTCTTACAAGAAGGCCGTTGAAATCAACCCGAAACTTGCAGAAAGCTATAGAAGTATTGCATACCTTTACAAGAAAAAAGGGCAAATATCAGACTCTGTTTCCTCTTTTGAAAAGGCCGCCAATTTCATCCCCAAAGACACGGGTCTGCTTTTTGATCTTGCCTCCTTATATGAATCAAACGGGTCGCCTGACAATGCCATTCTCACATATAGAAGGGTACTATCCATAGACCTCAACCATAAAGAGGCAAAAAACAGACTTGCCATGCTTTATAACAATAAAGGTGTATCACTTGCATTACAGGGAAAAAAGGATGAAGCGATCGTGGCGTATAAAGAGGCCTTACAAAATAAAGAAGATTTTAAAGAAGTGTATAATAATCTTGGCGCTGCCTATGTCGATAAAGGAATGATTGACGATGCAATTGCCACATACAAAAAAGCGATTGAAATCAGTCCAAATTTTGGAGAAGCTTATAATAATCTGGGGGTAGCCTATACAAAAAACAAGGCTTATGATGAGGCTGTTTCTATATTCAAAAAAACGCTGTCTTTAAACAAAAACCATGCAGGCGCCCATTTTAACTTAGGAGTAATCTACTCGGAAAAAGGAATGAAGCCAGAAGCTATTGATGAATATAATGAAGTTTTAAGGCTTACGCCAAACGATCTTTTGGCGCTTTACAACCGTGGCGTACTTTACTTGGAAAATGGCAGACTACCTGATGCCTCTGCTGACATGAAAAAAATAATTGAGCACAATCCAAAGCTGGCTGCTGCTCACCATATGCTTGGAGATGTTTATCAAAAAGAGGGGCAGATCGAGGATGCAATTGCTGAATATAAGCGGGCATTAGAAATATCGCCCGAGCTTCAGGAGGCATTACATAGTATCGAGGAAGCTTACCGGCTGAAGGAAAAAATAGCGAAGAACAAAACGGCCGGGAAGGCAAAACAAGAGTAA
- a CDS encoding PH domain-containing protein encodes MSIKTIETPVKTLNKEPVFIKNTETQIIQSSKPSVRQYWLLFSISAISILLAFTSFGTNTITGLCLLSISGLFIVYKMLSVYTTKYVITHQGVLVRKGPFSRKFKEISYHDINNISVKQGRMQKRLRVGNLTISIKDAKSVWKGIKNPHKIKEVINKEKVSEYERRTLLRKIL; translated from the coding sequence ATGTCAATTAAAACTATAGAAACACCTGTGAAAACTCTCAATAAGGAACCTGTTTTTATTAAAAACACAGAAACACAAATTATTCAATCCTCCAAACCAAGCGTTCGGCAATACTGGCTATTGTTTTCCATTTCTGCAATTTCGATTCTTCTGGCCTTTACCTCATTTGGCACCAATACCATAACGGGGTTATGCCTGTTGTCAATCAGCGGACTCTTCATTGTTTATAAAATGCTATCCGTTTACACAACGAAATATGTAATTACACATCAGGGTGTTTTGGTTAGAAAAGGCCCTTTTTCAAGAAAATTTAAGGAAATATCTTACCATGACATTAATAATATCTCGGTCAAACAAGGAAGGATGCAAAAGCGATTAAGGGTTGGCAATCTTACGATAAGCATAAAAGATGCTAAGAGTGTATGGAAGGGTATAAAAAATCCCCATAAAATAAAAGAAGTTATCAATAAAGAAAAGGTTTCAGAGTATGAAAGACGCACCTTATTGAGAAAAATATTATAA